The following coding sequences are from one Carettochelys insculpta isolate YL-2023 chromosome 5, ASM3395843v1, whole genome shotgun sequence window:
- the BTF3 gene encoding transcription factor BTF3: MKETIMNQEKLAKLQAQVRIGGKGTARRKKKVVHRTATADDKKLQFSLKKLGVNNISGIEEVNMFTNQGTVIHFNNPKVQASLAANTFTITGHAETKQLTEMLPSILNQLGADSLTSLRRLAEALPKQPVDGKAPLATGEEDDDEVPDLVENFDEASKNEAN, translated from the exons ATGAAAGAAACAATCATGAACCAAGAAAAACTAGCCAAACTCCAGGCTCAAGTGCGCATTGGTGGGAAG GGTACTGCCCGCAGAAAGAAGAAGGTTGTCCATAGAACAGCTACAGCAGATGACAAGAAACTTCAGTTCTCACTAAAGAAATTGGGAGTCAACAATATCTCTGGTATTGAAGAG GTAAATATGTTTACCAACCAGGGAACAGTCATCCACTTCAACAACCCTAAAGTTCAGGCATCTCTGGCTGCTAACACTTTCACTATCACAGGCCATGCTGAGACAAAGCAGCTGACAGAAATGCTTCCCAGCATCTTAAACCAGCTTGGAGCTGACAGTCTGACTAGCTTGAGGAGATTGGCAGAGGCTCTACCCAAGCAAC CTGTGGATGGAAAAGCACCTCTTGCTACTGGAGAGGAGGATGATGATGAAGTTCCAG atCTTGTTGAAAATTTTGATGAAGCTTCAAAGAATGAGGCAAACTGA